In Nitratireductor basaltis, the following are encoded in one genomic region:
- a CDS encoding MFS transporter, producing MAGIAALATAYILSQFYRSFMAVLTPVLTSELGATKAELSTASGVWFAVFASMQFAVGVSLDRFGPRKTASIMLAIGGGGGALLFAAASEPWMVIAAMALIGFGCSPVLMASIYIFANAYPPARLSILASTILGIGMLGNVIGASPLAAAAEAFGWRTVLTGLAAVTLVVAVAIFALVRDPHIAEENRATSGFSGYLDLMRLKALWPILPLVAVNYAAAASIRGLWAGPYLADVYGATALAIGNATLFMALAMSAGSFIYGPLDNVFGTRKWVAVAGTSISLSALTFMSFVPQSSFVTTTWLLVVLGLCGSAYGLLMAHGKAYIPAHLTGRGVTLLNFFSIGGVGATQFATGAVVTASSVPSDPVVGYRALFMFYTALLAAALLIYLFSRDAKPQRGEDGAGLNVSSRMSKTG from the coding sequence ATGGCAGGCATAGCGGCGCTGGCTACAGCCTATATTCTTTCGCAGTTCTATCGTTCGTTCATGGCAGTGCTGACGCCGGTCCTGACAAGCGAACTGGGTGCGACGAAGGCTGAACTGTCGACGGCTTCGGGCGTCTGGTTTGCCGTATTCGCCTCAATGCAGTTCGCCGTGGGTGTGTCGCTCGACCGTTTCGGGCCGCGCAAGACAGCTTCGATCATGCTGGCCATAGGCGGCGGGGGCGGGGCATTGCTGTTTGCCGCTGCCAGCGAGCCCTGGATGGTCATTGCCGCCATGGCCCTGATCGGTTTCGGCTGCTCGCCCGTGCTGATGGCCTCGATATACATCTTCGCCAATGCGTATCCACCGGCACGTCTGTCCATTCTGGCTTCCACGATCCTGGGCATCGGCATGCTTGGCAACGTCATCGGTGCCTCGCCTCTTGCAGCAGCTGCCGAAGCCTTCGGATGGCGAACCGTTCTCACCGGATTGGCTGCTGTCACCCTCGTCGTGGCGGTTGCGATCTTTGCCCTCGTACGTGACCCGCACATTGCAGAGGAGAATCGCGCGACCAGTGGCTTCTCCGGCTATCTCGATCTGATGCGGCTCAAGGCACTATGGCCGATCCTGCCGCTGGTCGCGGTCAACTATGCTGCGGCTGCCAGCATTCGCGGGCTTTGGGCCGGTCCTTATCTTGCCGATGTCTATGGTGCGACCGCTCTTGCCATCGGCAATGCCACGCTTTTCATGGCACTTGCCATGTCGGCAGGTTCATTTATCTATGGGCCGCTCGACAATGTTTTCGGAACGCGCAAGTGGGTTGCGGTTGCGGGCACATCCATCAGCCTGAGTGCATTGACATTCATGTCATTCGTGCCACAGAGCAGCTTTGTGACCACGACCTGGCTTCTCGTGGTGCTTGGGCTTTGCGGCAGCGCGTATGGGCTACTTATGGCACATGGCAAAGCGTATATTCCCGCTCACCTGACCGGTCGCGGTGTGACGCTTCTCAACTTCTTCTCGATCGGCGGCGTGGGCGCGACCCAATTTGCGACCGGGGCTGTCGTGACGGCTTCATCGGTCCCAAGCGATCCGGTCGTCGGTTATCGCGCCTTGTTCATGTTCTACACGGCACTTCTGGCTGCCGCGCTTTTGATCTATCTGTTCTCAAGGGATGCAAAGCCGCAACGAGGCGAGGACGGTGCGGGTCTGAATGTCTCAAGCCGCATGTCGAAGACCGGCTGA
- a CDS encoding cysteine synthase A: MQPSVIETIGNTPLIRLKRASEETGCEIYGKAEFLNPGQSVKDRAGLFIIRDAEKRGLLRPGGVIVEGTAGNTGIGLTVVAKALGYRTVIVIPETQSQEKKDALRVMGAELIEVPAVPYKNPNNYVKLSGRLAEKLAQKEANGAVWANQFDNTANREGHIQTTAQEIWEQTGGKVDGFVAAVGTGGTLAGTGFGLKEKNSGIKIAIADPMGAALYNYYANGELKSEGGSITEGIGQGRITANLDGFQPDFAFQVPDEEALPIVFDLVQEEGLCLGGSSGINIAGAKRLARELGPGHTIVTILCDYGTRYQSKMFNPDFLRSKNLPVPHWMEETPDIEVPFEAVS; encoded by the coding sequence ATGCAGCCTTCCGTCATAGAAACAATCGGCAACACGCCGCTGATCCGCCTCAAGCGCGCTTCCGAGGAAACGGGCTGCGAGATTTACGGCAAGGCAGAGTTCCTCAACCCTGGGCAATCGGTGAAGGATCGGGCGGGACTGTTCATCATCCGTGATGCGGAAAAGCGTGGTCTGCTCCGGCCCGGTGGCGTGATCGTGGAAGGGACCGCAGGCAATACCGGAATAGGGCTTACGGTTGTTGCCAAAGCTCTCGGCTACCGAACGGTCATCGTCATTCCGGAGACGCAGAGCCAGGAAAAGAAGGATGCGCTGCGCGTCATGGGTGCGGAGCTCATCGAGGTCCCGGCAGTGCCCTACAAGAACCCGAACAATTACGTGAAGCTTTCCGGCCGGTTGGCGGAGAAGTTGGCGCAGAAAGAAGCGAACGGCGCGGTCTGGGCAAATCAGTTCGACAACACTGCCAATCGTGAAGGCCATATCCAGACGACCGCTCAGGAGATCTGGGAACAGACGGGCGGCAAGGTCGACGGTTTTGTCGCTGCGGTGGGAACCGGCGGGACGTTGGCCGGCACGGGATTTGGTCTCAAGGAGAAGAATTCCGGGATCAAGATCGCGATTGCTGACCCGATGGGGGCCGCGCTCTACAACTATTACGCCAATGGCGAATTGAAATCGGAGGGCGGCTCGATCACCGAAGGTATCGGGCAGGGTCGCATCACCGCCAATCTTGATGGCTTCCAACCCGATTTCGCCTTCCAGGTGCCTGACGAGGAGGCGCTGCCGATCGTGTTTGATCTCGTGCAGGAGGAAGGTCTTTGCCTGGGCGGATCGTCCGGTATCAATATTGCAGGTGCCAAGCGGCTTGCGCGGGAACTGGGACCTGGCCACACCATCGTGACGATACTGTGCGACTACGGCACGCGCTACCAGTCGAAGATGTTCAATCCGGACTTCCTGCGCTCCAAGAACCTGCCAGTGCCGCATTGGATGGAAGAGACGCCGGACATCGAGGTGCCTTTCGAGGCTGTATCCTGA
- a CDS encoding alanyl-tRNA editing protein — protein MAHRVEALFRDDAYRKDAEATVVSVTDEGGVILDRTIFYATSGGQPGDTGALATEDGRSFEVSDTVCGASKEEIIHRLSEGSVPPAVGTRLKLTIDWDRRYRLMRMHTACHLLSVVCPQPITGASVSESDSRVDFDMPEGAPSKEEVTAKLMELVEADHPVFTRLISQEELAANPGLVKSKNVRPPTGAGQVRLVCIGEDAAIDSQPCGGTHVARTGEIGEIHIGKIEKKGRENRRFRIRFGQLSQ, from the coding sequence ATGGCGCATCGGGTTGAAGCGCTGTTTCGAGATGATGCCTATCGGAAGGACGCCGAAGCAACCGTGGTTTCGGTCACCGACGAGGGCGGTGTGATCCTCGACCGAACGATCTTCTACGCAACATCCGGCGGCCAGCCGGGTGACACAGGTGCGCTTGCGACTGAAGACGGCCGAAGCTTCGAAGTATCGGATACGGTCTGTGGAGCATCCAAGGAAGAGATCATCCACCGCCTTTCCGAAGGTTCTGTGCCGCCAGCGGTGGGGACCAGGTTGAAGCTCACCATCGATTGGGATCGTCGATACCGGTTGATGCGCATGCACACGGCCTGCCACTTGTTGAGTGTCGTATGTCCGCAGCCGATCACCGGCGCGTCCGTCAGCGAAAGCGACTCGCGGGTTGATTTCGACATGCCCGAGGGTGCTCCTTCCAAGGAAGAGGTGACGGCGAAGCTGATGGAGCTTGTGGAGGCCGACCATCCGGTCTTCACGCGACTGATCAGCCAAGAAGAGCTTGCCGCCAATCCGGGACTGGTGAAATCGAAGAATGTACGACCACCGACGGGTGCCGGACAGGTTCGGCTGGTATGCATTGGAGAGGATGCCGCCATCGACAGTCAACCTTGTGGGGGGACCCACGTGGCGCGCACTGGCGAAATCGGAGAGATCCATATCGGCAAGATCGAGAAGAAGGGTCGGGAAAACCGGCGTTTTCGCATTCGCTTCGGTCAATTGTCGCAGTGA
- the sseA gene encoding 3-mercaptopyruvate sulfurtransferase, producing the protein MEEQRRFIVSADWLEKRIGEPGLSIIDASWYLPAQNRDAEAEYDAAHIPGAVFFDHELVCDAGSKLPHTMPEPLTFERHASSMGVTRNDTIVVYDGPGFFTAPRAWWMFRVMGAEKVYVLDGGFYRWRTQGRPVTSEPTKIASAVFDPKVDRNAVVGFDEMLQLVREGGAQIADARSSGRYKGVEAEPRKGMRSGHMPGAVSVPVTSLSRDGSLLSRQALEEHLRGCGLDPEKPVVATCGSGITAAAIVLALAETGHDHARLYDGSWSEWGGRDDTPVETSD; encoded by the coding sequence ATGGAAGAGCAACGTCGGTTCATCGTTTCTGCAGATTGGCTTGAGAAGCGTATCGGGGAGCCGGGGCTCTCCATAATCGATGCGTCGTGGTATCTGCCCGCTCAAAACCGTGATGCAGAAGCCGAATATGATGCTGCGCACATCCCCGGAGCAGTTTTCTTCGATCACGAGCTTGTCTGTGATGCGGGTTCGAAACTGCCTCACACGATGCCCGAGCCACTGACCTTCGAACGCCACGCCAGCTCCATGGGTGTCACGCGCAATGACACGATCGTCGTCTATGACGGACCCGGATTTTTCACAGCTCCACGTGCCTGGTGGATGTTCCGTGTGATGGGCGCTGAAAAGGTTTATGTGCTTGACGGTGGATTCTACCGCTGGCGGACGCAAGGCCGTCCGGTGACGTCCGAGCCGACGAAAATCGCGTCTGCGGTCTTCGACCCGAAGGTCGACAGGAATGCCGTGGTTGGGTTTGACGAGATGTTGCAGCTCGTCCGGGAAGGTGGGGCACAGATTGCGGATGCGCGGTCATCAGGTCGCTACAAGGGCGTCGAAGCCGAGCCCCGCAAAGGAATGCGATCCGGTCACATGCCGGGTGCGGTGAGCGTCCCGGTCACGTCTCTCTCCCGGGATGGCAGCCTCCTGTCACGCCAGGCCCTGGAGGAGCATCTGCGCGGCTGCGGATTGGATCCTGAAAAGCCGGTTGTCGCCACTTGCGGATCCGGGATCACGGCCGCTGCGATCGTTCTTGCACTTGCTGAGACGGGACACGACCATGCTCGGCTCTACGACGGTTCCTGGAGTGAATGGGGCGGGCGCGACGATACGCCTGTTGAAACGTCCGATTGA
- a CDS encoding GNAT family N-acetyltransferase, which translates to MTRLQMEHEPARYPPMPLGQHLALMRVDNIPTHFYRYLYDRVGRDWHWTAALQLSDSELEQRLSSEANDVQVLYLDGAPSGFFELRDEDDSCRLVHFGLMKHAIGRGLSGWFLGCAIRAAWSRSKSRVTVETCTLDHPAALPLYQRAGFMPVERRDESLIPLSEEARRRALYR; encoded by the coding sequence GTGACACGGCTTCAGATGGAACATGAGCCCGCACGTTACCCGCCCATGCCACTGGGACAGCATCTGGCGCTCATGAGGGTCGATAACATCCCGACCCATTTCTATCGCTATCTCTATGACCGTGTAGGGCGCGACTGGCATTGGACCGCTGCGCTGCAGTTGAGTGATAGCGAACTGGAACAGCGGCTTTCCAGCGAAGCCAATGATGTGCAAGTCCTCTATCTGGATGGTGCTCCTTCAGGTTTCTTCGAGCTTCGTGACGAGGATGACAGCTGCAGGCTGGTGCATTTCGGACTTATGAAACACGCGATTGGCAGAGGGCTTTCAGGGTGGTTCCTGGGGTGTGCCATTCGTGCGGCATGGTCGCGTTCGAAATCCCGCGTGACAGTTGAAACCTGCACCCTCGATCATCCCGCCGCCCTACCACTTTATCAGCGGGCGGGGTTCATGCCTGTTGAAAGGCGCGATGAGAGCCTTATACCTCTCAGCGAAGAGGCACGGCGACGCGCCTTGTACCGTTGA
- a CDS encoding PAS domain-containing protein, translated as MTDRPSDNQKPSEDFLSLIPTGALLEVLPIGVYACDTDGRIIFFNKRAAEIWGGAPDLGENVARFCGAHRLRDADGAVIRHEDSPMAQVLQERTPFRDGKVIIEKPDGSRVAALVNIDPVFEAGGKFRGAVNCFQDISSVERVQDQIARKERELEDTLAVLPAAIYRTDADGRIIFYNDTACELAGRTPEIGKERWCVSWRLRTPDGLELPHGECPMAIALRTQEPIFGQEILLERPDGEQIPCLAYPTPLFSEGEMIGAVNMLVDITERKRAEEHQVLLINELNHRVKNTLAMVQSIASHTLRSNSEPKAFVSSLSGRIQAFARAHNMLIKGPSGTELADLINDQVLLAKGLENRVMSGGPTVFLEPQLALHLALVLYELGSNARQHGSLSSEHGCVSIQWDIEEDNQSRNLRLTWRETGGPSPSAEQARGFGRSLIEKSLRAHGAEAHMQFLHDGLLLTIDLPLPRFALGAKFVNPLEVNARKVAAASEAISLKGMRVLIIEDEPLVALDIENMLQEHGCETLGPANTVENALKQVAHGGFDVALLDANLQGKGVDEVAAALTKSGIGFAFVSGYGSDGLPEEFRHAPLLSKPFSAESLIACINTVVEGSPTRDTASSIKSNGH; from the coding sequence ATGACTGATCGACCTTCGGATAATCAGAAGCCTTCGGAAGATTTCCTGTCACTCATTCCAACCGGTGCGTTGCTGGAGGTCTTGCCGATCGGTGTCTATGCCTGCGATACCGATGGGCGCATCATCTTCTTCAACAAGCGTGCAGCCGAGATCTGGGGTGGAGCGCCGGATTTGGGCGAGAACGTGGCCCGGTTCTGCGGCGCGCATCGGCTCCGCGATGCCGACGGCGCCGTGATACGCCACGAAGACAGTCCCATGGCACAAGTGCTCCAGGAGCGAACGCCCTTCCGTGATGGGAAAGTCATTATCGAAAAGCCCGACGGAAGTCGGGTCGCCGCGCTGGTCAATATCGATCCGGTTTTCGAAGCCGGGGGAAAATTTCGCGGCGCCGTGAACTGTTTTCAGGACATCAGTTCCGTCGAGCGCGTACAAGACCAGATCGCCCGCAAGGAGCGTGAACTGGAAGATACACTCGCGGTTCTGCCCGCCGCCATCTACCGGACCGATGCGGACGGCCGTATCATCTTCTACAATGACACGGCTTGCGAACTTGCCGGCAGAACGCCCGAAATCGGCAAGGAGCGCTGGTGTGTTTCATGGCGGTTGCGCACGCCGGATGGTCTTGAACTGCCCCATGGGGAATGTCCCATGGCCATAGCCTTGCGTACGCAGGAGCCGATATTCGGTCAGGAGATTTTGCTGGAGCGGCCCGACGGCGAGCAGATACCGTGCCTGGCCTACCCGACTCCGCTCTTCTCCGAGGGTGAGATGATCGGTGCCGTCAACATGCTGGTCGATATCACCGAGCGCAAGCGGGCCGAAGAGCATCAGGTGCTTCTCATAAACGAACTGAACCATCGCGTGAAGAACACGCTTGCGATGGTACAATCCATCGCAAGTCATACACTTCGCTCGAACAGCGAGCCGAAGGCCTTCGTATCGAGCCTGAGCGGTCGCATCCAGGCGTTTGCCCGCGCGCACAACATGTTGATCAAGGGGCCAAGCGGTACGGAACTGGCGGACCTCATCAATGATCAGGTATTGCTCGCCAAGGGGCTTGAAAACCGCGTTATGTCAGGCGGCCCGACCGTGTTTCTGGAGCCGCAGCTTGCCCTGCATCTGGCACTGGTGCTTTATGAGTTGGGAAGCAATGCGCGTCAGCATGGTTCGCTCTCAAGCGAACATGGCTGTGTCTCCATCCAATGGGACATCGAGGAAGACAATCAATCGCGCAATCTTCGACTGACATGGAGGGAAACCGGCGGCCCATCACCTTCTGCCGAGCAGGCGCGCGGGTTCGGTCGCTCGCTTATCGAGAAGAGCCTGCGGGCTCACGGGGCGGAAGCGCATATGCAGTTCCTGCATGACGGATTGCTCCTCACGATCGATCTGCCGTTGCCGAGATTCGCGCTCGGTGCGAAATTCGTCAATCCGCTGGAGGTGAACGCCCGGAAAGTTGCCGCTGCAAGCGAAGCGATCTCGTTGAAGGGCATGCGTGTCCTTATCATCGAAGATGAGCCGCTGGTGGCGCTCGACATCGAAAACATGCTGCAGGAACATGGCTGCGAGACTCTGGGTCCGGCCAATACGGTCGAGAATGCGCTGAAGCAGGTGGCACATGGAGGCTTTGACGTCGCGTTGCTGGACGCTAATCTGCAAGGCAAAGGCGTCGATGAAGTTGCTGCCGCCCTAACCAAATCCGGCATCGGATTCGCTTTCGTCTCGGGCTATGGCAGCGACGGTCTGCCGGAAGAATTCAGGCACGCGCCATTGTTGTCGAAACCGTTCAGCGCGGAATCGCTGATCGCCTGCATCAACACGGTGGTGGAGGGCAGCCCGACCAGAGACACTGCGTCCTCGATAAAGTCGAATGGCCACTAG
- the ald gene encoding alanine dehydrogenase, with product MRVGCPKEIKNHEYRVGLTPGAVREYVAHGHEVLVETGAGAGIGADDNAYRSAGAAIARTAAEVFEKSDMIVKVKEPQPSEWVQLREGQILYTYLHLAPDPDQTKGLVDSGVTAVAYETVTDDRGGLPLLAPMSEVAGRLAIQAGATALQKANGGRGVLLGGVPGVLPGKVTVIGGGVVGLNAAKMAVGLGADVTILDRSIPRLRQLDDIFNGRVHTRYSTVEALEEECFSSDVIVGAVLIPGAAAPKLVTREMLSGMKQGAVLVDVAIDQGGCFETSRATTHSEPTYEVDGVIHYCVANMPGAVPVTSAHALNNATLHYGLQLADKGLKALADDRNLRNGLNVHRGRITNSAVAEALGYEMAEPASVIAA from the coding sequence ATGCGTGTCGGTTGTCCAAAGGAAATAAAGAACCACGAATATCGCGTCGGCCTGACGCCGGGCGCAGTTCGTGAATATGTCGCTCACGGTCATGAGGTCCTGGTTGAGACAGGCGCCGGCGCTGGTATCGGCGCAGACGACAATGCCTATCGCTCGGCCGGTGCGGCCATCGCACGCACCGCAGCAGAAGTGTTTGAAAAGTCGGACATGATCGTGAAGGTCAAGGAGCCTCAACCTTCCGAATGGGTGCAGCTCCGCGAAGGCCAGATCCTCTATACCTATCTCCATCTTGCACCCGATCCCGACCAGACAAAGGGGCTGGTGGATTCCGGCGTGACCGCCGTCGCCTATGAGACGGTCACCGACGATCGCGGCGGCCTGCCCCTTCTCGCGCCAATGTCGGAAGTGGCCGGCAGGCTGGCCATCCAGGCAGGAGCAACAGCGCTGCAGAAAGCCAATGGCGGGCGCGGTGTGCTGCTCGGCGGTGTACCGGGCGTGCTTCCCGGCAAGGTCACGGTGATTGGCGGCGGTGTCGTCGGCCTCAACGCTGCGAAGATGGCAGTGGGCCTCGGCGCGGATGTTACCATCCTCGACCGTTCCATCCCGCGCCTCCGCCAGCTCGACGACATCTTCAATGGCCGCGTCCATACGCGCTATTCCACCGTCGAAGCGCTTGAAGAAGAGTGCTTCTCCTCAGATGTTATCGTCGGAGCTGTCCTCATACCCGGCGCCGCCGCACCGAAGCTGGTCACCCGCGAGATGCTTTCGGGCATGAAACAGGGCGCGGTTCTTGTCGATGTGGCCATCGATCAGGGCGGTTGCTTCGAAACATCCCGGGCGACCACCCATTCCGAACCGACCTATGAGGTCGACGGGGTAATCCACTATTGCGTGGCGAACATGCCGGGAGCGGTACCTGTGACCTCCGCGCATGCCCTGAACAATGCAACGCTTCACTACGGCCTGCAACTTGCCGACAAGGGCCTGAAGGCACTCGCGGACGACAGGAACTTGCGCAACGGCCTCAATGTACATCGTGGCCGCATCACCAATTCTGCAGTCGCCGAGGCTCTCGGCTACGAGATGGCCGAGCCGGCTTCCGTCATCGCTGCCTGA
- a CDS encoding Lrp/AsnC family transcriptional regulator encodes MRSSAMDRIDVAILDALQQDGRISNAALAEKVGLSQSACSRRLDNLEKTGVIKGYHAQLSNAALGHRMTVIVHISLSGQFEKTLSEFEAAVKRCPNVLSCHLMSGDYDYILRIAARDLEDYERIHKEWLTGMPHVIKINSAFALREVIDRTAIGLRPELA; translated from the coding sequence ATGCGATCTTCGGCGATGGATCGAATTGATGTTGCGATTTTGGATGCGCTTCAGCAGGACGGGCGCATTTCCAATGCGGCATTGGCGGAAAAGGTGGGGCTGTCTCAATCGGCCTGCTCCCGCCGGCTCGACAATCTGGAGAAAACCGGCGTCATCAAGGGTTACCATGCGCAACTCTCCAATGCCGCGCTTGGTCATCGCATGACCGTGATTGTCCATATTTCCCTAAGCGGGCAGTTCGAAAAAACGCTTAGCGAGTTCGAGGCCGCAGTGAAGCGCTGTCCCAATGTGTTGTCCTGCCATCTGATGTCGGGCGACTACGATTATATTCTGCGGATCGCCGCGCGTGACCTGGAAGATTACGAGCGTATTCACAAGGAGTGGCTTACGGGCATGCCACATGTGATCAAGATCAACTCGGCTTTCGCCTTGAGAGAAGTGATCGACCGCACGGCTATCGGGCTACGGCCCGAACTGGCCTGA
- a CDS encoding bifunctional 2',3'-cyclic-nucleotide 2'-phosphodiesterase/3'-nucleotidase: MTIRAAFSRRQFIRGAAAAGALVALHPFSARASANQAHLRIMETTDLHVHVFPYDYYADKPNDTMGLARTASIIDSIRAEATNAILVDNGDFLQGNPMGDYIAYERGMKEGDVHPVIKAMNTLGYDCSTLGNHEFNYGLDFMFKVLDGANFPFVCANLTKGTLASNPRQDDLFLKPYVIVDRKVMDGEGNEHVVKVGLIGFVPPQIMNWDSKHLEGKAMARDIVKAAKAWVPQMREEGADIVVALSHSGVGPAQYEENLENASLLVAGIDGVDAIVTGHSHLDFPGPKFAGIEGVDNDKGLLNGKPAVMGGFWGSHLGLIDLMLERDGKSWRVIDSSSEARPIFERVERETKPLVESKAEVEEAVRADHEATLEYVRTAVGKTSAPLHSYFALVADDPSVQIVAQAQTWYISQMIKDTAYMDLPVLSAAAPFKAGGRGGPDYYTDVPAGDVAIKHVADLYLYPNTVQAVKVTGADVKEWLEMSAGIFNQVTPGEADQPLINDSFPSYNFDVIDGVTYKIDLSQPTKYDPKGELLNPEASRIVELQFNGEPIDPDAEFVVATNNYRAGGGGNFPGITPDKVIFQAPDTNRDVIVRYIVEQGTINPSADANWTFKPLEGTSVTFQTGPKGERFAGDVAGVSITPAGEGDEGFAIYRIGL, from the coding sequence ATGACAATTCGTGCAGCTTTCAGCAGACGCCAGTTCATCCGCGGTGCGGCAGCGGCGGGAGCCCTCGTGGCGCTGCACCCCTTCTCAGCACGTGCTTCTGCCAATCAGGCGCATCTTCGTATCATGGAGACGACCGATCTGCATGTTCACGTTTTTCCCTACGACTACTACGCCGACAAACCGAATGACACGATGGGGCTTGCCCGCACTGCCTCCATCATCGATTCCATCCGTGCCGAGGCGACAAATGCAATTCTGGTCGACAACGGAGACTTCCTGCAGGGCAATCCCATGGGCGACTACATTGCCTATGAGCGTGGCATGAAGGAAGGTGACGTCCATCCTGTCATCAAGGCCATGAACACCCTTGGCTATGACTGTTCGACACTTGGCAATCACGAGTTCAACTATGGGCTCGACTTCATGTTCAAGGTTCTGGATGGCGCGAATTTCCCCTTTGTCTGCGCAAATCTCACCAAGGGCACTCTTGCTTCCAATCCGCGGCAGGATGATCTTTTCCTGAAGCCCTACGTCATCGTGGACCGGAAAGTGATGGACGGTGAGGGCAATGAGCATGTGGTAAAGGTCGGCCTCATCGGTTTCGTCCCGCCACAGATCATGAACTGGGATTCCAAGCATCTGGAAGGCAAGGCCATGGCGCGCGATATCGTCAAGGCGGCCAAAGCCTGGGTGCCGCAGATGCGCGAGGAGGGTGCAGACATTGTCGTGGCGCTGTCTCACTCCGGTGTAGGACCCGCGCAATATGAAGAAAATCTCGAGAATGCTTCGCTTCTCGTCGCCGGGATCGATGGCGTGGACGCAATCGTCACCGGCCACAGCCATCTTGATTTTCCCGGGCCCAAATTTGCCGGCATCGAAGGGGTGGACAATGACAAGGGTCTCCTCAACGGCAAGCCAGCAGTGATGGGCGGTTTCTGGGGTTCGCATCTCGGCCTGATCGACCTGATGCTCGAGCGCGACGGCAAAAGCTGGCGTGTGATAGATTCCTCAAGCGAAGCGAGGCCCATCTTCGAACGCGTCGAGCGCGAGACCAAGCCGCTCGTGGAAAGCAAGGCAGAGGTCGAAGAGGCCGTTCGCGCCGACCACGAGGCGACACTGGAATATGTGCGCACGGCAGTGGGCAAGACATCGGCACCGCTGCACTCCTATTTCGCACTGGTTGCCGATGATCCATCGGTGCAGATCGTGGCCCAGGCACAGACCTGGTATATCAGCCAGATGATAAAGGACACGGCCTACATGGATCTTCCTGTCCTTTCAGCCGCTGCACCATTCAAGGCAGGTGGGCGCGGTGGCCCGGACTACTACACTGACGTGCCGGCTGGTGATGTTGCCATCAAGCATGTGGCGGATCTCTATCTTTATCCAAACACCGTTCAGGCCGTGAAGGTGACGGGAGCGGATGTGAAGGAATGGCTGGAAATGTCGGCAGGCATCTTCAACCAGGTGACGCCGGGAGAAGCGGATCAGCCACTCATCAATGACAGCTTTCCCTCCTACAATTTCGACGTGATCGATGGCGTCACCTACAAGATCGATCTCAGCCAACCGACGAAATATGACCCGAAGGGTGAACTCCTAAACCCAGAAGCCAGCCGCATTGTCGAGCTGCAGTTCAACGGTGAGCCAATCGACCCGGATGCGGAATTTGTGGTTGCGACAAACAATTATCGCGCGGGCGGTGGGGGAAACTTCCCGGGCATCACGCCGGACAAGGTCATCTTCCAGGCACCAGACACAAACCGCGATGTCATCGTGCGCTATATCGTGGAGCAGGGTACCATCAATCCCTCGGCGGATGCGAACTGGACCTTCAAGCCGCTCGAGGGCACCAGCGTGACCTTCCAGACCGGGCCGAAGGGCGAGCGGTTCGCTGGCGATGTGGCAGGTGTTTCCATCACGCCGGCAGGCGAGGGCGACGAAGGTTTCGCGATCTATCGCATCGGACTGTAA
- a CDS encoding Dabb family protein translates to MIRHIVFFSAKDPQDVEKIASDLAMLGQIPHSQFFEVGINRKVDRLGSDVDVIVYGEFENEEKLEAYKQHPIYEECIRLVRPLREMRVAADFDSIAPRPLPGSASAD, encoded by the coding sequence ATGATTCGCCACATTGTTTTCTTCAGCGCCAAGGATCCGCAGGATGTCGAGAAAATCGCGAGTGACCTCGCGATGCTTGGGCAGATACCCCACAGCCAGTTCTTCGAAGTCGGCATAAACCGCAAGGTCGACCGGCTTGGCAGTGACGTGGATGTCATTGTCTACGGTGAATTCGAGAACGAAGAGAAGCTTGAAGCCTACAAGCAGCACCCGATCTATGAGGAATGCATCCGTCTCGTGCGCCCATTGCGTGAAATGCGCGTTGCAGCCGACTTCGATTCGATAGCACCACGGCCCTTGCCGGGCAGCGCATCAGCGGATTGA